The window GACCCTGCTCAGCCATCGTGCTGAAATGGGACAGGGTGCCTTCCAGGCGGTGCCGCAGATGATCGCAGAAGAACTGGAAGTTGACCTCAATAAGGTAAGGATAGAATTCGCACCCGGCGACCAGGGTAAATATGGCAGCCAGATCACCGGCGGTAGTTCCTCTGTCCGTAATGGCTACAAGATGCTGCTCAAAACCGGGGCTACAGCAAGGGAAATGCTGGTTGCCGCTGCAGCAGCAAAATGGCAGGCCAGTGCAGCAGATTGCTATGCAGAAGACGGCCATGTCATCCATCGCCCCAGTGGAAAGAAACTGAACTATGGTGAGTTGGTGGAAGATGCGGCCAAACTTACACCACCATCCAATGTAAAGCTCAAGGAGCGTAAGCAATATAAAGTTATCGGCAAGGCTTTGGCCAGGCAGGACAATCCAGTTAAGGTGAACGGCAAGGCAGAATTTGGCATTGACAAGCGGGTTCCCGGCATGCTCTTCGCTTCGGTAGAACGCAGCCCCAAGTTCCATGGCAAGGTGAAAAGCTTTGATGACAGGGCAGCACGTGCGGTGAAAGGGGTTAAGGATGTATTCAAGGTAGAAATGCCTGTATTCTCCTTTACCCGTGAAGGCATTGCCGTGGTGGCAGAATCTACCTGGGCTGCCATGCAGGCAAGAAAGCTCCTTAAAATAGAATGGGACAACTCAGCATTCGAACACCTTGATACAACGACCTTGTATAACCGAATGAAGGAGGACCTGAACAAACCAGGCAATGCCCAGCGCGCACTGGGAAATGCTGCCGCAGCCATTGCGAAGGCAGACAAGAAAGTAGAAGCTGTGTACGAAACTCCCTACGAATCACATAGCGCCATGGAACCGCTCAACTGTACCGCCTGGTTCCAGGATGATAAGGTTGAGGTTTGGGGTCCCATCCAGGCTCCCGACTGGATCCAGTCTGACCTGTCGACCAGGCTGAATATGCCGGCCGAGAAGGTGAGGGTGAATATGACCTTCCTGGGTGGTGGTTTTGGCCGTAAGGCATTTACAGACTATACCTACGAAGCTGTTGCCATTTCAAAGGTGATAAAGGCGCCTGTTCAGGTGGTATGGACCAGGGAGGATGATATGACCCAGGGGCCGTTCCGCCCGGGAATCGTTTACGGCTGCAGTGCAGGCCTGGACAAGGGTGGGCATATCAGGGGATTCAATATCAAGCTGGCAGGCCAGAACATGGACCTCCAGAACTCTCCCAATCCTGATAAGACAGATTACAACCGCAGTACAACGGAAGGGCTTGTAGAAAAATATCTGGAGACCATTCCCCATTATCATTTTTCCGATATACCTACCACCTCACCTATTCCGGTAATGTGGTGGAGGTCGGTTTATTCCTCTACCAATGTATTCGCTTTCGAAAGCTTTATGGATGAACTGGCACAAACTGTTGGCAAGGACCCCATCCAGTTCAGGATGGAACACTTGCCCTGGGAGGAAGAGCGGGTAAAGACCCTGCTGAATACGCTTAAGGAAAAGACAGGCTGGGATAAGCGTGGTAAGAACGAAGGCTGGGGTATGGCCGTATCTGATTGCTTCGCAAGTTTAACAGCACAGGCCGTAAAGGTTTCCAGGAGGGAAGATGGAGGGGTAAAGATCGACAAGGTGATCACCGTGATCGATTGTGGCTGGTATGTGAACCCCGATATCATCAGGGCTCAGGTAGAAGGTGCTATTGTCATGGGACTTGGCGCAGCTGTAACCCACGAAACAACTTTCAGGGATGGCCAGGCAGTGGAGACCAACTTCCATCAGTACCGCATGCCCAGGATCAATGAGATGCCCGTTTTGGAGACCCATATCATGGAGAACGACGAGAAACCCGGTGGTGTTGGGGAACCAGGATTACCCGGTGTGGCACCTGCACTTTGCAATGCCATCTTCGACCTAACAGGGAAGCGTATCCGAAAACTTCCCTTCAAACTGAATGAGGTATAAATTTTAAAACCCCTACCTGGCCAGGTAGGGGTTTTAAAATTTTATTCAACAGTATGTTTTCTTCTCTCCTTCACTTCTTCCGGCTTGATGGCCGATTTCCATTTATTGCCCCAGGAATTGGAGATATAGTTGACTACATCAGCGATCTCTGTATCCGATAAATAGGACTGTTCCGGCATCATCACACTATATTTCTTCCCATTCACCATAATCTCTTCATTCTGTCCACGCAGAATGATATCTACTGCCTTTTTAGGATTCTTCATCAGGTAATCTGACTTGGCCAGTGGCGGATTCAGTCCTTCCACCCCTTCACCGTTCTCAAGGTGGCAGCTCTGGCAATTATTGGCATAGACTTCCTTGCCCCGCTTGATGCTTTGGGTCTTGGGATCGGCCTGGGATTGTGCTGTCCAAACAGCTATGGCCAATACAGCAACAAATAGTGTCCGGATGATCTTCATGTCAGGTATTTTACAGTAAGTTACAAAATTATCGCTTACCATTCCCAGGGCATGCCATCCCTTTCCCTATAGACTATTCGCCTATAAAAGTATGTTCTTGCTATTCATGCTCCGCCAGGATTGGGCATAACTACATTAAAAAAATGCCCTCCCTGACTAAAAGGGAAGGCATATTCAATTAAACTATTCCTTCAAGGAAGAATCATTATTTATTGACCAGCGCTTCGTACAACACCTCTACCGGGTGCAAGGCCTTCTTTCCTGTACCGTCCTTGATCTGGTGGCGGCAACTGGTTCCGGGCGCTGCAATGATCACTTCTTCCGGCTGCCTGCGTACAGTTGGGAACAACACCAACTCCCCGATCTTCATCGACAGGTCATAGTGTTCCGCTTCGTAACCAAAGGATCCGGCCATACCGCAACACCCTGATGGGATGGTTGTCACATTGTAATTCTCAGGGAAGGAAAGCAGGGTTACCGATGGCGCTACTGATGACATGGCCTTCTGCTGGCAATGACCATGCAACTGGATGGAACGCTTCTCCCTGGTGAAGAGGTCCTTACTGATCTTCCCTTCAGCCATCTCCTTCGCCAGGAATTCATCTACCATGAAAGACCGTTTTGCCAGCCGCCTAGCCGCTTCGAGAAGGTCATCGCTGGCCAGGTCAACATATTCATCCCTGAAGGTCAGGATAGCTGAAGGCTCAACGCCTAACAGGGGTGACTCATCTGTAATGATATCCTTCAACAGTGCAATATTCTTATTGGCGATCTGCTGCGCATCCCTGAGCAACCCCTTTGACAGCCAGGCACGACCACTTTCCTCATGCTTCGGGATCACCACCTCATAACCCAGTTTCTCCAAAAGCATCACTGCTTTGCTGCCGATCTCCGCGTCATTGAAGTTGGTGAACTCATCGCAGAACAGGTATACTTTCCTTCCACTCCCGGGTGCAGCATTCTTGCGCCTGTAATTGGCAAACCATTTTTCAAGGGTTGTGGGCGATAAGGTTGGCATGGACCTTTCCGGGGCAAAGCCAACGGTTTTTTTCACCATCCTGCTGATCACCGGGTTGGTCATCATAAAATTATACATACCCGGGGCGATGGCACCCAATTTTGCCGAACGGCTGAAACCCGCGATCAGCCTGGATCTAATGGGAACGCCATTGGCATCATAATAATGCTGCAGGAACTCTGCCTTCAGTTTGGCCATATCCACATTACTCGGGCATTCGCTCTTACAACCCTTACAACTCAGGCAGAGATCCATCACTTCATAGATCTCCTTATGGTCAAAACGGTTCAGTTTGTCGGAATGTGTCAGGAACTCACGAAGGATATTGGCCCTTGCACGGGTAGTATCCTTTTCATTACGGGTAGCCATATATGAAGGACACATGGTGCCCCCCGACAAATGTGTTTTGCGGCAATCACCCGATCCATTGCATTGCTCTGCATGCTGGAGGATATCCTGGTTATGAAAACGAAAGACCGTTTTGAAGGCTGGCGTTTGCTGGCCAGGGGTATACCGCAACATGGTGTTCATGGGCGGCGTATCAACGATCTTGTTGGGGTTGAAGATATGATGGGGGTCCCAGGCATTCTTGACCTGCTTCAGCAACTGGTAATTCTTCTCTCCCACCATCTGCCTGATGAATTCACCCCTCAGCCTGCCATCACCATGCTCACCACTCAAAGACCCCTGGTATTTCTTGACCAGGGTGGCGATCTCTTCCGCTATCACCCTGAACAGGCGATTGCCTTCTTCTGTCTTCAAGTTGATGATGGGCCTGAGGTGTAACTCTCCTGAGCCGGCATGGGCATAATGTACGGAGTACAATCCATGCTTCTGCAGTATCTCATTGAAATCCCTGATATAGGCAGGCAGGTCCCGCACATCAACTGCAGTATCTTCAATAACAGGTACGGCCTTTTCATCACCGGGAAGGTTGCCAAGCAAACCCAGGCCGGCCTTTCTCAGGGTCCATATCTTCTTGGTATCTGGGCCAAACAATAAGGGGAAATGATAACCCAAGCCTTCCTCCCGCATTTCAGCCTCCACCATTTTGGCGATCGACTCGATCTCTTCCCTGCTTTCACGGGTAAACTCCACCACCAGGATGGCACCCGGATCGCCCTGTACAAAGAAGCGGTTCTTCCGTTGTTCAATATTGTCCTTGGTACATTCAAGGATATAGTGGTCGATCAGTTCACTTGCACTGGGGCCATACTTCAACGCAATGAGGTTGGCACGCAGGGATTCGTCGATGGTATTGAAATGAACGCAAAGCAAACCCACTTCCTTTGGAGGAAGGGGAACTACGTTCAGTTTGATCTCAGTTATGAAGGCCAGTGTTCCTTCGGAACCGGCGATCAGTGAACAGAAATTGAAATCTGGCCCACCTGCTGTGAATGGCGCCATCTCGATCAACAGGTCAACTGCATAACCAGTATTCCTTCTTTCTATGCTGGGCTTGGGAAACTCGCGCCTGATCTCTGCCTGGGTTTCGTAATTGCCCAGGAGGCTCCTGACTGTACGGTAAATATTGGCTTCGAGGGTATCCCCTTCGCATTTGGCATGGAAACTATCCAGGTCAACGGCTCCGAAGGTGGCTTCAGAACCATCACTCAATAAAGCTTTCACTTCGAGCAGGTGCTCCCTTGTACTCCTGTACACGACAGAGTTGGACCCACAGGAATTATTACCCACCATCCCGCCGATCATAGCGCGATTGGCTGTGGAGGTCTCAGGCCCGAAATACAACCCGTGAGGCTTGAGGAACATATTCAGTTCGTCACGGATCACACCAGGCTGCACCCTCACCCATTTTTCCTCCGTATTCAATTCGAGTATCCCGGTGAAGTGCTTGGACACATCCACTACAATACCATCCCCTACCACCTGTCCTGCCAGCGAAGTGCCCGCAGTCCTGGGGATCAGTGAGGTTTTATGCTCAAGTGCAAAGGCAATTAACTTCTTAATATCTGCTGTTGTGCGGGGAATGGCAACGGCCAGTGGCATCTCCCTGTATGCAGAGGCATCCGTCGCATATAGGGTCCTAATGGTGGTATCAAAAAATAAATCACCCTCGAGGGTATCGGCCAGTTGCTGCAACAGTTCCTTCATGTTGGTGGACGTTATGGTCTAATGATCCGGTGAGCAGTAAAATTAACTGTTTTTGACCACTTCGCCTTCCAGGTCATAGTCATAGGCCTTAGTGATCTTAACGTTCACAAACTCTCCTACTTTCAATTTATCTGCAGTGTTGATCACGACTTCGTTGTCCACTTCAACACTATCGAATTCGGTTCGGCCAAGGTAACGGCCTGCTTCTTTCTTATCTACGATCACCTTAAAGGTCTTGCCGATCTTCTCCTGGTTCTTTTCGTAAGAGATCTCCTGCTGGAGTTCCATGATCTCCTGGGCCCTTGCTTCCTTCTCCGCCTGGGGAATATTGTCTTCCAGGTCATAGGCAGAAGTGTTCTCTTCATGCGAATAGGAGAAGATACCCACCCTGTCGAAGCGCATCCGCTGCAGGAAGTCTTTCAGCTCTTCTACATCATCCCTTGTTTCACCAGGGAAACCAGCGATCAATGTTGTTCTCAGGCAAATACCCGGCACTTTCTCCCGCGCGGCTGCAACCAGGTCCTCCATTTCCTCCCTGGTGATCTGGCGCTTCATGGCCTTCAGCATATTATTGGAAGCATGCTGGAGCGGCATGTCGAGGTAATTACAGATATTAGGCCTTTCCCGCATCACATCCAGGATATCGAGGGGGAATTTGGAAGGATAGGCATAATGCAACCTGATCCATTCCAGGCCTTTCACATCGGCCAACCTGTTCATCAGTTCAGCCAACTGGCGCTTCTTATAAAGGTCAAGTCCATAATAGGTCAACTCCTGGGCAATCAGCATCACTTCCTTCACGCCCTTCTGCACCAGTCCTTCTGCTTCACGAACCAGGTCATCAATGGGCCTGCTCACGTGTCCACCACGCATCAGGGGGATAGCGCAAAAAGAACAGGTACGGTTGCAGCCTTCCGATATCTTCATGTAGGCATAATGCTTCGGTGTGGCCAGCATTCTTTCGCCCAGCAACTCTGCTTTATAATCGGCCTGCAGTTCCTTCAGGATCAGGGGTAATTCCATGGTACCAAACCATGCGTCCACTTCAGGGATCTCTTTCTCCAAATCATCTCGGTAACGCTGGCTCAGGCAGCCGGTAACATATACCTTGTCCAACCTGCCTTTTTGTTTCAGGGC is drawn from Flavihumibacter rivuli and contains these coding sequences:
- a CDS encoding xanthine dehydrogenase family protein molybdopterin-binding subunit; the encoded protein is MEKANKQLSRRNFLRLSSLTGASLTIGFYFPAVAKDAATILTADGALEKGIELTAWISIDKKGLVTLLSHRAEMGQGAFQAVPQMIAEELEVDLNKVRIEFAPGDQGKYGSQITGGSSSVRNGYKMLLKTGATAREMLVAAAAAKWQASAADCYAEDGHVIHRPSGKKLNYGELVEDAAKLTPPSNVKLKERKQYKVIGKALARQDNPVKVNGKAEFGIDKRVPGMLFASVERSPKFHGKVKSFDDRAARAVKGVKDVFKVEMPVFSFTREGIAVVAESTWAAMQARKLLKIEWDNSAFEHLDTTTLYNRMKEDLNKPGNAQRALGNAAAAIAKADKKVEAVYETPYESHSAMEPLNCTAWFQDDKVEVWGPIQAPDWIQSDLSTRLNMPAEKVRVNMTFLGGGFGRKAFTDYTYEAVAISKVIKAPVQVVWTREDDMTQGPFRPGIVYGCSAGLDKGGHIRGFNIKLAGQNMDLQNSPNPDKTDYNRSTTEGLVEKYLETIPHYHFSDIPTTSPIPVMWWRSVYSSTNVFAFESFMDELAQTVGKDPIQFRMEHLPWEEERVKTLLNTLKEKTGWDKRGKNEGWGMAVSDCFASLTAQAVKVSRREDGGVKIDKVITVIDCGWYVNPDIIRAQVEGAIVMGLGAAVTHETTFRDGQAVETNFHQYRMPRINEMPVLETHIMENDEKPGGVGEPGLPGVAPALCNAIFDLTGKRIRKLPFKLNEV
- a CDS encoding c-type cytochrome encodes the protein MKIIRTLFVAVLAIAVWTAQSQADPKTQSIKRGKEVYANNCQSCHLENGEGVEGLNPPLAKSDYLMKNPKKAVDIILRGQNEEIMVNGKKYSVMMPEQSYLSDTEIADVVNYISNSWGNKWKSAIKPEEVKERRKHTVE
- a CDS encoding FAD-binding and (Fe-S)-binding domain-containing protein, giving the protein MKELLQQLADTLEGDLFFDTTIRTLYATDASAYREMPLAVAIPRTTADIKKLIAFALEHKTSLIPRTAGTSLAGQVVGDGIVVDVSKHFTGILELNTEEKWVRVQPGVIRDELNMFLKPHGLYFGPETSTANRAMIGGMVGNNSCGSNSVVYRSTREHLLEVKALLSDGSEATFGAVDLDSFHAKCEGDTLEANIYRTVRSLLGNYETQAEIRREFPKPSIERRNTGYAVDLLIEMAPFTAGGPDFNFCSLIAGSEGTLAFITEIKLNVVPLPPKEVGLLCVHFNTIDESLRANLIALKYGPSASELIDHYILECTKDNIEQRKNRFFVQGDPGAILVVEFTRESREEIESIAKMVEAEMREEGLGYHFPLLFGPDTKKIWTLRKAGLGLLGNLPGDEKAVPVIEDTAVDVRDLPAYIRDFNEILQKHGLYSVHYAHAGSGELHLRPIINLKTEEGNRLFRVIAEEIATLVKKYQGSLSGEHGDGRLRGEFIRQMVGEKNYQLLKQVKNAWDPHHIFNPNKIVDTPPMNTMLRYTPGQQTPAFKTVFRFHNQDILQHAEQCNGSGDCRKTHLSGGTMCPSYMATRNEKDTTRARANILREFLTHSDKLNRFDHKEIYEVMDLCLSCKGCKSECPSNVDMAKLKAEFLQHYYDANGVPIRSRLIAGFSRSAKLGAIAPGMYNFMMTNPVISRMVKKTVGFAPERSMPTLSPTTLEKWFANYRRKNAAPGSGRKVYLFCDEFTNFNDAEIGSKAVMLLEKLGYEVVIPKHEESGRAWLSKGLLRDAQQIANKNIALLKDIITDESPLLGVEPSAILTFRDEYVDLASDDLLEAARRLAKRSFMVDEFLAKEMAEGKISKDLFTREKRSIQLHGHCQQKAMSSVAPSVTLLSFPENYNVTTIPSGCCGMAGSFGYEAEHYDLSMKIGELVLFPTVRRQPEEVIIAAPGTSCRHQIKDGTGKKALHPVEVLYEALVNK
- the rimO gene encoding 30S ribosomal protein S12 methylthiotransferase RimO — encoded protein: MKARTLKENKVNIITLGCSKNMVDSEVLSGQLQANDIAVVHENAKLDHNIVVVNTCGFIDKAKEESINTILDQVALKQKGRLDKVYVTGCLSQRYRDDLEKEIPEVDAWFGTMELPLILKELQADYKAELLGERMLATPKHYAYMKISEGCNRTCSFCAIPLMRGGHVSRPIDDLVREAEGLVQKGVKEVMLIAQELTYYGLDLYKKRQLAELMNRLADVKGLEWIRLHYAYPSKFPLDILDVMRERPNICNYLDMPLQHASNNMLKAMKRQITREEMEDLVAAAREKVPGICLRTTLIAGFPGETRDDVEELKDFLQRMRFDRVGIFSYSHEENTSAYDLEDNIPQAEKEARAQEIMELQQEISYEKNQEKIGKTFKVIVDKKEAGRYLGRTEFDSVEVDNEVVINTADKLKVGEFVNVKITKAYDYDLEGEVVKNS